A genomic segment from Drosophila miranda strain MSH22 chromosome 3, D.miranda_PacBio2.1, whole genome shotgun sequence encodes:
- the LOC117188240 gene encoding protein N-terminal glutamine amidohydrolase isoform X2 gives MHNPSPNRCLVFDLDTTLPFPTYFHKYVTETFRSDLALRPEHHRFFRVIPADTYLIEFSSDRRHMRRPDGSWIKPPPSYPPILSNTNMHCLGDFICMSAGKGPGAVYSLSEFVHNFYKSPNMVAQHNK, from the exons ATGCACAATCCCTCGCCGAACCGCTGCCTGGTGTTCGACCTGGACACCACGCTGCCCTTCCCCACATACTTCCACAAGTACGTGACGGAGACATTTCGCTCCGACCTGGCACTGCGACCAGAGCATCACAG ATTCTTCAGAGTCATACCCGCAGACACATATCTCATTGAGTTCTCCTCAGACCGGCGGCACATGCGACGGCCGGATGGCAGCTGGATCAAGCCGCCGCCCTCATATCCACCCATTCTATCAAACA CCAATATGCACTGTCTGGGCGACTTCATCTGCATGAGTGCCGGAAAGGGCCCCGGCGCCGTATACAGCCTCTCGGAATTCGTGCACAACTTCTACAAGTCGCCCAATATGGTTGCGCAGCACAACAAGTAA
- the LOC117188240 gene encoding protein N-terminal glutamine amidohydrolase isoform X1 gives MTTDFLFPKIADCSYVSCYCEENVWKLCEQVKRTRPEELGTCYAVFVSNEGRTVPLWRQKAGRGDDQVVIWDYHVFFMHNPSPNRCLVFDLDTTLPFPTYFHKYVTETFRSDLALRPEHHRFFRVIPADTYLIEFSSDRRHMRRPDGSWIKPPPSYPPILSNTNMHCLGDFICMSAGKGPGAVYSLSEFVHNFYKSPNMVAQHNK, from the exons ATGACCACAGACTTTCTGTTCCCCAAAATAGCGGATTGCTCCTATGTGTCCTGTTACTG CGAGGAGAACGTGTGGAAACTCTGCGAGCAGGTGAAGCGGACGCGGCCCGAGGAGCTGGGCACATGCTATGCTGTGTTCGTGTCCAACGAGGGGCGAACGGTGCCGCTGTGGCGCCAGAAGGCCGGACGTGGCGACGATCAAGTTGTGATATGG GACTACCATGTATTCTTCATGCACAATCCCTCGCCGAACCGCTGCCTGGTGTTCGACCTGGACACCACGCTGCCCTTCCCCACATACTTCCACAAGTACGTGACGGAGACATTTCGCTCCGACCTGGCACTGCGACCAGAGCATCACAG ATTCTTCAGAGTCATACCCGCAGACACATATCTCATTGAGTTCTCCTCAGACCGGCGGCACATGCGACGGCCGGATGGCAGCTGGATCAAGCCGCCGCCCTCATATCCACCCATTCTATCAAACA CCAATATGCACTGTCTGGGCGACTTCATCTGCATGAGTGCCGGAAAGGGCCCCGGCGCCGTATACAGCCTCTCGGAATTCGTGCACAACTTCTACAAGTCGCCCAATATGGTTGCGCAGCACAACAAGTAA